A stretch of the Panthera uncia isolate 11264 chromosome D1, Puncia_PCG_1.0, whole genome shotgun sequence genome encodes the following:
- the STT3A gene encoding dolichyl-diphosphooligosaccharide--protein glycosyltransferase subunit STT3A, with protein MTKLGFLRLSYEKQDTLLKLLILSMAAVLSFSTRLFAVLRFESVIHEFDPYFNYRTTRFLAEEGFYKFHNWFDDRAWYPLGRIIGGTIYPGLMITSAAIYHVLHFFHITIDIRNVCVFLAPLFSSFTTIVTYHLTKELKDAGAGLLAAAMIAVVPGYISRSVAGSYDNEGIAIFCMLLTYYMWIKAVKTGSIYWAAKCALAYFYMVSSWGGYVFLINLIPLHVLVLMLTGRFSHRIYVAYCTVYCLGTILSMQISFVGFQPVLSSEHMAAFGVFGLCQIHAFVDYLRSKLNPQQFEVLFRSVISLVGFVLLTVGALLMLTGKISPWTGRFYSLLDPSYAKNNIPIIASVSEHQPTTWSSYYFDLQLLVFMFPVGLYYCFSNLSDARIFIIMYGVTSMYFSAVMVRLMLVLAPVMCILSGIGVSQVLSTYMKNLDISRPDKKSKKQQDSTYPIKNEVASGMILVMAFFLITYTFHSTWVTSEAYSSPSIVLSARGGDGSRIIFDDFREAYYWLRHNTPEDAKVMSWWDYGYQITAMANRTILVDNNTWNNTHISRVGQAMASTEEKAYEIMRELDVSYVLVIFGGLTGYSSDDINKFLWMVRIGGSTDTGKHIKEHDYYTPTGEFRVDREGSPVLLNCLMYKMCYYRFGQVYTEAKRPPGFDRVRNAEIGNKDFELDVLEEAYTTEHWLVRIYKVKDLDNRGLSRT; from the exons ATGACTAAGCTGGGATTTTTGCGGTTGTCCTATGAGAAGCAGGACACACTACTGAAGCTTCTCATTCTGTCGATGGCTGCTGTGttat CGTTCTCTACTCGTCTCTTTGCTGTCCTGAGATTTGAAAGTGTCATCCATGAGTTTGACCC GTACTTTAATTATCGGACTACCCGGTTCCTGGCTGAGGAGggattttataaatttcataattGGTTTGATGACCGAGCCTGGTATCCTTTGGGACGAATCATTGGAGGAACAATTTATCCAG GCTTAATGATCACGTCTGCTGCAATCTACCATGTACTCCATTTTTTCCACATCACCATCGACATTCGGAATGTCTGTGTGTTCCTggcccctctcttctcttccttcaccaCCATCGTCACGTACCACCTTACCAAAGAGCTCAAG GATGCGGGGGCTGGGCTTCTTGCTGCCGCCATGATTGCTGTAGTTCCTGGGTACATCTCCCGATCTGTGGCTGGCTCCTATGATAATGAAG GGATTGCCATCTTCTGCATGCTGCTCACCTACTACATGTGGATCAAAGCAGTAAAGACTGGTTCCATCTATTGGGCTGCCAAGTGTGCCCTTGCTTATTTCTACATG GTCTCTTCCTGGGGAGGCTATGTGTTCTTGATCAACTTGATCCCTCTCCATGTACTGGTGCTGATGCTCACAGGACGCTTCTCCCACCGGATCTATGTGGCCTACTGTACTGTTTACTGCCTGGGCACCATTCTTTCCATGCAGATCTCCTTTGTGGGTTTCCAG CCCGTCCTTTCGTCAGAGCACATGGCGGCTTTTGGGGTCTTTGGTCTCTGCCAGATCCATGCCTTTGTGGATTATCTGCGCAGCAAGTTGAATCCACAGCAGTTTGAAGTTCTTTTCCGAAGTGTCATCTCCCTGGTAGGCTTTGTCCTTCTCACCGTGGGAGCGCTCCTCATGCTGACAG GAAAAATATCTCCCTGGACTGGGCGTTTCTACTCACTGCTGGATCCTTCTTATGCTAAGAACAACATCCCCATCATTGCTTCTGTGTCTGAGCATCAGCCCACGACCTGGTCCTCATACTATTTTGACCTACAGCTTCTGGTCTTCATGTTTCCAG TTGGTCTCTATTACTGCTTTAGCAACCTGTCTGATGCCCGGATTTTCATCATCATGTATGGTGTGACCAGCATGTACTTTTCAGCTGTCATG GTGCGTCTCATGCTAGTGTTGGCACCTGTAATGTGCATCCTTTCTGGCATTGGAGTCTCCCAGGTGCTGTCCACTTACATGAAGAATCTGGACATAAGTCGTCCAGACAAAAAGAGCAAGAAGCAACAGGATTCTACCTACCCTATTAAGAATGAA GTGGCAAGTGGGATGATATTGGTCATGGCTTTCTTTCTCATCACCTACACCTTTCATTCAACCTGGGTGACCAGTGAGGCCTACTCTTCTCCCTCCATCGTGCTGTCTGCCCGTGGTGGCGATGGCAGTAGGATCATTTTTGATGACTTTCGAGAAGCATACTATTGGCTCCGTCACAATACTCCAGAG GATGCGAAGGTCATGTCATGGTGGGATTATGGTTACCAGATTACGGCTATGGCAAATCGGACAATTTTAGTGGACAATAACACATGGAATAATACCCATATTTCTCGAGTAGGACAG gcAATGGCATCCACAGAAGAAAAAGcctatgagatcatgagggaGCTTGATGTCAGCTATGTGCTGGTCATTTTTGGAGGCCTTACTGGGTATTCCTCTGATG ATATCAATAAGTTTCTGTGGATGGTCCGCATTGGAGGGAGCACCGACACAGGCAAACATATTAAGGAGCACGATTATTATACTCCAACTGGGGAATTCCGTGTGGATCGTGAAGGTTCTCCAGTGCTGCTCAACTGCCTTATGTACAAGATGTGTTACTACCGCTTTGGACAGGTCTACACAGAAGCCA AGCGCCCACCAGGCTTTGACCGTGTCCGGAATGCTGAGATTGGGAATAAAGACTTTGAACTTGATGTCCTGGAGGAAGCATATACCACAGAACATTGGCTAGTCAGGATATATAAG GTAAAGGACCTGGATAATCGAGGCTTGTCACGGACATAA